A section of the Harmonia axyridis chromosome 2, icHarAxyr1.1, whole genome shotgun sequence genome encodes:
- the LOC123673087 gene encoding ATP-dependent translocase ABCB1-like, with translation MNDIEMNNHKKINGKRRKRRNSDYYYYETEDEDDMRDKRKSLLSQSDEEAENRKKTENQKEEQDVGVPYWKLYKFATSLDWFCIIIAAICTSLVGVCQPYYCVIFGKVTGDFISYVTAASNSSLSRAEQEVLENKLYYDVFIFSMKSVGLGLATLLCQYLGGVLFSYSSLRQVFRIRQKFLEKTLNQDISWYDSNKTGDFATTFSENLGKIEEGIGDKVGVFLNYQSVFLTGMIWSLVIGWKLALVCMVSLPMSTVTMAIITWLSTKFSKQEMESYSQAGSIAEEVFSAIRTVVAFDGQKKEMKRYDQHLIDARNNNIKRNLFNGLSNGFLWFFVYGCCALSMWYGVKLMIEEKELPEDQIIYTPGTVVAVFFNTLVASWNFSMGAPYLQIFGVACGAAGKVFKVLDSEPKINLSLKKGLKLKNLRGEISFDNIYFRYPSRPDVKILNGLTLKIAAGESVAFVGSSGCGKSTCIQLLQRFYDPIAGEITIDGSDIKELNLSWLRSKIGVVGQEPTLFATTIAENIRYGKLSASQEDIERAAKKAKVHKFIKSLPNGYDSIIGERGTQLSGGQKQRIAIARALIRKPSILLLDEATSALDTTSEAEVQAALDSVSGECTTIIVAHRLSTVRNANSIFMFNEGKIIEHGSYQELMDKQGSFYNLVKSQNNHQETVAVEEEIPEPNDDLFKKEINRRESYVDVHKFKHRKSISEKEKEEKGNILKVLKMNKAEWFWILLGCISSVFIGAALPIYSVLFGDIIGTLSVADNTQLTASTNMICLFYFILGCVAGISYLIQIYAFGVAGENLTLRVRSRMFASIMKQEIGWFDRKDNTVGALCSKLSNDAMSIQGASGMPIGTVLNSLSTLFLANVLALYFEWKLALVMLTFFPFIFISIYFEQKIMQGNSGFREKKLQKSAGIAVEAIGSIRTVVSLGCEKLFLARYTEELIPYIVSSKRKSHFKSFMLGVAKSLMYFAYAAGLSYGANIIIAEKIHYGIVFKVIELVIVGSWSLGNTFAFAPNFQTGIEASGRMFTLLNRVPEVKNIQNPSKRKWDVGDLEYSSVYFSYPTRPDIPILKGLDLNILGGKTIALVGSSGCGKSTIIQLLERFYNPTAGEVCVDDCDIRIMDLQHLRSHFGIVSQEPNLFDRTIAENIAYGNNQRNVPMSEIIAAAKNANIHNFVTSLPKGYETPLGTKGTQLSGGQKQRIAIARALVRNPRILLLDEATSALDNESEKIVQEALDKAKEGRTCITIAHRLTTIQDADLICVLEKGRIVEMGKHQELIARRGHYFNFHKLQSNH, from the exons ATGAACGatatagaaatgaataatcataaaaaaataaacggTAAAAGACGGAAAAGACGCAACAGTGATTATTACTATTATGAAACTGAAGATGAGGATGATATGAGAGATAAGAGGAAGAGTTTGTTGTCTCAATCAGATGAGGAGGCAGAAAATAG GAAAAAGACGGAAAATCAGAAAGAAGAACAAGATGTTGGAGTTCCATACTGGAAATTG tatAAATTTGCAACTTCCTTGGATTGGTTTTGCATCATTATAGCAGCAATATGCACATCTTTGGTAGGCGTTTGCCAACCCTACTATTGTGTTATATTCGGAAAAGTAACAGGGGACTTCATATCATACGTTACAGCAGCTTCAAACTCCAGTTTGTCCAGAGCAGAGCAAGAAGTATTAGAAAATAAGTTATACTacgatgtttttattttttcgatgaaatctGTTGGATTAGGCCTAGCCACATTACTGTGTCAGTATCTTGGAGGAGTACTGTTTTCCTACAGTAGCTTAAGACAG GTTTTCAGAATAAggcagaaattcttagaaaaaacACTGAACCAAGACATCAGCTGGTATGATTCGAACAAAACAGGAGATTTCGCAACAACATTTTCGGA aaatttgggcaagattgaagaaggaatAGGCGATAAGGTTGGAGTCTTCTTGAATTATCAAAGTGTCTTTTTAACGGGAATGATATGGTCATTGGTTATTGGATGGAAGCTAGCTTTGGTTTGCATGGTATCGCTTCCTATGTCTACCGTAACAATGGCAATTATTACTTGG CTGTCCACCAAGTTTTCCAAGCAAGAAATGGAATCCTATTCTCAAGCTGGATCTATCGCAGAAGAGGTGTTTTCTGCCATTAGAACTGTTGTGGCATTTGATGGccagaaaaaagaaatgaagagaTACGATCAACATTTGATAGATGcgcgaaataataatataaagagAAATCTGTTCAACGGCTTGAGCAATGGATTTCTATGGTTTTTTGTTTATGGATGCTGTGCTCTATCTATGTGGTATGGAGTCAAATTAATGATCGAAGAAAAGGAATTGCCCGAGGATCAGATAATCTATACTCCTGGAACTGTTGTTGCG gtATTTTTCAATACATTGGTGGCCTCCTGGAATTTTAGTATGGGAGCTCCCTATCTTCAGATATTCGGTGTAGCCTGTGGAGCAGCTGGTAAAGTTTTCAAGGTACTGGACAGTGAACCCAAAATAAATTTATCTCTGAAGAAAGGATTGAAGTTAAAGAATCTCCGTGGTGAAATATCTTtcgataatatttattttagatatCCATCAAGACCAGACGTCAAG ATACTGAATGGCCTAACTCTGAAAATAGCAGCAGGCGAGAGTGTCGCTTTTGTTGGTAGTTCAGGTTGTGGAAAATCAACTTGTATCCAGCTGCTGCAAAGATTTTATGATCCCATCGCAGGAGAG ATAACCATAGATGGCTCGGATATCAAGGAACTGAATCTTTCTTGGCTGAGAAGTAAAATAGGTGTAGTTGGCCAAGAGCCAACATTATTCGCGACTACAATCGCTGAAAATATACGTTATGGTAAATTATCTGCTAGTCAAGAAGATATAGAACGAGCAGCGAAAAAAGCCAAAGTCCACAAATTCATAAAAAGTTTGCCAAACGGTTACGACAGTATCATAGGAGAAAGAGGAACACAGCTTTCTGGTGGACAAAAACAAAGAATTGCTATCGCTAGGGCTTTAATCAGAAAACCATCTATTCTACTACTAGATGAAGCGACTTCTGCCCTGGATACTACAAGTGAAGCCGAAGTTCAGGCTGCTTTAGATTCT GTCAGCGGGGAATGTACAACCATCATAGTAGCCCATCGTTTATCCACAGTCAGAAATGCTAACAGTATATTCATGTTCAATGAAGGTAAAATCATAGAGCATGGTTCTTATCAAGAACTCATGGATAAGCAGGGATCATTCTATAATTTGGTGAAATCGCAGAACAATCATCAAGAGACAGTAGCTGTAGAAGAAG aaattcctgaACCAAATGATGATTTATTCAAGAAGGAGATCAATAGAAGAGAATCCTATGTTGATGTTCATAAATTCAAACATAGAAAG AGCATCAgtgaaaaagaaaaagaggaaAAAGGAAACATCCTTAAAgtattgaaaatgaataaagcAGAATGGTTTTGGATACTTCTAGGATGCATCTCTTCTGTATTTATTGGTGCTGCATTACCAATATATTCTGTACTATTTGGCGATATAATTGGG aCACTTTCTGTCGCTGATAACACGCAGTTGACTGCTTCAACGAATATGATTTGTCTCTTTTATTTCATTCTTGGTTGCGTAGCTGGAATCTCATATCTGATACAG ATTTATGCATTCGGGGTGGCTGGTGAAAACTTAACCCTCCGTGTAAGGAGTAGAATGTTTGCATCAATAATGAAACAAGAAATAGGCTGGTTTGACAGAAAAGATAATACAGTTGGGGCTCTTTGCTCGAAACTTTCTAACGATGCTATGTCAATTCAAGGG GCTTCTGGAATGCCAATTGGGACagtattgaattcattatctACCCTATTTTTGGCGAATGTTTTAGCTCTATATTTTGAATGGAAGCTTGCTTTGGTTATGCTTACTTTCTTCCCATTCATTTTCATATCGATATATTTCGAACAGAAGATAATGCAAGGAAATTCAGGCTTCAGAGAGAAGAAACTTCAAAAATCAGCCGGG ATTGCAGTAGAAGCCATAGGTAGCATTCGTACTGTTGTTTCTTTGGGATGCGAAAAACTATTTTTGGCAAGATACACCGAAGAACTAATCCCATATATCGTTTCATCGAAAAGGAAATCGCATTTTAAATCATTTATGTTGGGAGTAGCTAAAAGTTTGATGTATTTCGCTTACGCAGCAGGTCTGAGCTATGGCGCAAATATCATTATAGCGGAGAAGATCCATTACGGCATTGTTTTTAA GGTTATTGAGTTGGTGATTGTTGGTTCTTGGTCACTTGGAAATACGTTCGCCTTCGCACCAAACTTTCAAACTGGGATTGAGGCTTCTGGGCGAATGTTCACTCTTCTCAACAGGGTTCCTGAagtcaaaaatatacaaaatcctTCGAAAAGAAAGTGG GACGTTGGTGACCTCGAGTACTCCAGCGTTTACTTCTCATACCCCACCAGGCCTGATATACCAATTCTGAAAGGACTCGATCTGAACATTTTAGGAGGAAAGACTATTGCCCTAGTAGGATCAAGTGGTTGTGGTAAGAGCACCATCATACAACTTCTTGAAAGGTTTTACAATCCGACAGCTGGAGAAGTATGCGTAGACGATTGCGACATTAGGATAATGGATCTTCAACATCTACGATCACATTTTGGAATAGTATCGCAAGAGCCGAATTTATTTGACCGCACTATAGCTGAGAATATAGCTTATGGCAACAATCAGCGAAATGTTCCGATGAGTGAAATTATAGCGGCTGCTAAAAACGCCAATATCCACAACTTTGTTACATCCCTGCCAAAG gGATATGAAACTCCTCTTGGAACGAAAGGCACCCAGCTTTCTGGTGGTCAAAAACAACGAATTGCCATTGCTAGAGCCCTAGTTCGTAATCCCAGAATTCTACTTCTTGACGAAGCTACATCTGCATTAGATAATGAAAGCGAGAAG attgttCAAGAGGCGTTGGATAAAGCTAAAGAGGGACGTACATGTATTACAATAGCACACCGTTTGACAACTATTCAAGATGCAGATCTTATTTGTGTTTTAGAAAAAGGCAGAATTGTGGAAATGGGGAAACATCAAGAGTTAATAGCTAGAAGAGGACACTATTTCAATTTTCACAAGTTGCAGAGCAATCATTAG
- the LOC123673093 gene encoding protein lin-7 homolog C, giving the protein MAQMGEPLTLASDIKRSIELLEKLQKSGEVPATKLAALQKVLQSDFLKAVREVYEHVYETVDIQGSQDVRASATAKATVAAFAASEGHAHPRVVELPKTDEGLGFNVMGGKEQNSPIYISRIIPGGVADRHGGLKRGDQLLSVNGVSVEGENHEKAVELLKQAHGSVKLVVRYTPKVLEEMELRFDKQRARRRQHVN; this is encoded by the exons ATGGCTCAAATGGGAGAACCTTTAACTTTGGCTAGTG ACATAAAAAGGTCCATAGAGCTTTTAGAAAAACTCCAAAAAAGTGGTGAAGTACCGGCTACAAAATTAGCTGCTCTACAAAAAGTTCTTCAGAGCGATTTTTTAAAGGCAGTAAGGGAGGTTTACGAGCATGTGTATGAAACTGTAGATATTCAAGGATCTCAGGATGTTAGAGCTTCAGCAACTGCTAAAGCTACTGTGGCTGCTTTTGCTGCAAGTGAAGGACATGCTCATCCAAGAGTTGTAGAATTGCCAAAGACTGATGAAGGATTGGGTTTCAACGTTATGGGAGGAAAAGAACAGAATTCTCCAATATACATATCTCGTATTATACCTGGAGGAGTAGCTGATCGGCATGGAGGGTTGAAACGAGGAGATCAACTTCTTAGTGTTAATGGCGTT TCTGTGGAAGgagaaaatcatgaaaaagCTGTAGAACTACTGAAGCAAGCTCATGGATCTGTGAAACTCGTAGTTAGATATACCCCGAAGGTGTTAGAAGAAATGGAGCTCCGCTTCGATAAACAACGTGCAAGGAGAAGACAACATGTTAATTGA
- the LOC123673088 gene encoding uridine 5'-monophosphate synthase: protein MEDLAVELYKINAIKFGDYKTKVGIYTPIYFDLRVIISFPRLMETLADLMLKKINVSKHSLVCGVPYTALPIATILSTKTNTPMVMRRKEAKSYGTKKLIEGVFSQGENCLIVEDVVTSGSSIMETVKDLRDSKIVCSEAIVLLDREQGGKSFLNENGIKMHSLLTMSELMNILSERGLISEEIKSKVERYIADNKVNSQSVFPLKNNRLKMSFSKRIQHAKNNTAKRLMEIMIEKETNLCVAADFTDATDILNLAEEIGPFICCLKTHIDIVKDFHPNFIKYLKTIAETHNFLLMEDRKFADIGKTVQLQFNEGVFEISSWAHFVTAHSLFGESILDALKDPTSNTGVFLLAEASSRGCLFDEKYTQETVNLALKCKSQIAGIVCQSPLFIEHPGFLQLTPGVQLDASGDELGQQYNSPETVVISKGGDVAVVGRGITKSSNKRKEAKKYRDLLWAAYLKRIE, encoded by the exons atGGAAGATTTGGCAGTAGAATTATACAAAATAAATGCTATTAAATTTGGTGATTATAAAACAAAAGTGGGCATTTACACcccaatatatttcgatttgaGAGTTATAATCAGTTTTCCTAGACTGATG GAAACATTGGCTGATcttatgttgaaaaaaattaatgtttctaAGCACAGCCTAGTGTGTGGTGTGCCTTACACAGCTTTACCTATAGCTACAATTTTATCCACGAAAACTAATACTCCCATGGTTATGAGGAGAAAAGAAGCGAAATCTTATGGAACCAAAAAGTTGATCGAAGGAGTGTTTTCACAAGGGGAAAATTGTCTCATTGTCGAAGATGTTGTTACTTCTGGAAGTAGTATAATGGAAACTGTAAAAGATCTGAGGGATTCTAAAATAGTGTGCAGTGAGGCTATTGTTCTTCTTGATAGAGAACAAGGGGGTAAATCCTTTCTTAATGAGAATGGAATTAAAATGCATTCGTTATTGACAATGAgtgaattaatgaatattttatctgAAAGAGGCCTAATTAGTGAAGAAATCAAGTCCAAAGTGGAAAGATACATTGCAGATAATAAAGTCAATTCTCAATCTGTATTTCCTTTAAAAAATA ATAGACTAAAAATGTCATTCTCAAAAAGAATTCAACATGCCAAAAATAATACTGCAAAAAGACTGATGGAAATTATGATTGAAAAGGAAACAAATTTATGTGTTGCTGCAGATTTTACTGATGCAACAGATATCCTGAATTTAGCAGAGGAAATTGGACCTTTTATATGCTGTCTGAAAACACACATAGATATAGTGAAAGATTTTCacccaaatttcattaaatatttaaaaacaaTAGCAGAAACGCATAACTTCCTGCTTATGGAAGATAGAAAATTTGCAGATATTGGAAAAACTGTACAATTACAATTTAATGAAGGAGTCTTTGAAATAAGTAGTTGGGCTCACTTTGTTACAGCACATTCTTTATTTGGAGAAAGTATTTTAGATGCTCTTAAAGATCCAACATCAAATACAGGAGTATTCCTCTTGGCAGAAGCTAGTTCCCGTGGATGCTTATTTGATGAGAAATACACACAGGAAACTGTGAATCTGGCTTTGAAATGCAAAAGTCAGATTGCTGGAATTGTATGCCAAAGTCCGTTGTTTATAGAACACCCTGGTTTTCTCCAACTAACACCTGGAGTGCAATTAGATGCATCTGGAGATGAGTTGGGGCAACAATACAACTCTCCAGAAACTGTGGTTATTTCTAAAGGAGGTGATGTAGCAGTAGTAGGAAGAGGAATAACCAAAAGTTCAAATAAAAGAAAAGAAGCAAAAAAATATAGAGATTTGCTGTGGGCAGCATATTTGAAAAGAATCGAATGA
- the LOC123673090 gene encoding eukaryotic translation initiation factor 3 subunit I-like: MKPLMLHGHERAITQIKYSREGDLLFSSSKDNKPNVWYSLNGERLGTYNGHQGAVWCIDVDWTTTRLLSGGGDNTLRIWDCETGKEIGTIEAKSSVRTCLFSYSGNMAFYSTDRAMRNNCEIFVIDTRTVDSSISEADPILRIPIPTSETRISSALWDFSEDTIITGHEDGTLFQWDFKSGKSIKSIREHSNLINDMQWNKDSTMFITASKDNTAKLFDGVDLTHLKTYKTERPVNSAAISPIFDHVVVGGGQDAMDVTTTSTRVGKFDSRFFHMVFEEEFGRVKGHFGPINSVAFHPDGKSYSSGGEDGYVRVHNFDPSYFEYNFDY, encoded by the coding sequence ATGAAACCTTTAATGCTGCATGGGCACGAACGTGCCATAACCCAAATCAAATATAGCCGAGAGGGTGATTTATTATTCTCATCATCTAAGGATAACAAACCAAACGTTTGGTACTCGTTAAATGGAGAAAGATTAGGAACATACAATGGACATCAAGGTGCTGTATGGTGTATTGATGTGGATTGGACTACTACCAGACTGTTATCTGGTGGAGGTGACAATACATTGAGGATATGGGATTGTGAAACTGGGAAGGAGATAGGAACAATCGAAGCAAAATCTTCTGTAAGAACTTGTTTATTCAGTTATTCTGGAAATATGGCTTTTTACTCGACAGATAGAGCTATGAGAAATAATTGTGAAATTTTTGTCATTGATACACGTACTGTAGACAGTAGTATAAGTGAAGCGGATCCCATTTTAAGAATACCAATACCAACATCTGAAACTAGAATATCATCAGCCCTCTGGGATTTTTCTGAAGATACTATTATAACTGGACATGAAGATGGCACATTGTTCCAATGGGACTTCAAATCAGGAAAAAGTATCAAGTCCATTCGTGAACATAGTAACTTAATAAATGATATGCAGTGGAACAAAGATAGTACAATGTTCATTACAGCATCAAAGGATAACACAGCCAAACTTTTTGATGGAGTTGATCTTACTCATTTGAAAACATATAAAACAGAAAGACCTGTAAATTCGGCGGCGATAAGTCCTATTTTTGATCATGTAGTTGTAGGCGGAGGTCAAGATGCAATGGATGTAACAACTACATCTACAAGAGTTGGGAAATTTGATTCCAGATTCTTCCATATGGTTTTTGAGGAAGAATTTGGTCGTGTAAAGGGTCATTTTGGACCCATAAATAGTGTTGCTTTCCATCCAGATGGCAAGAGCTATAGTTCAGGAGGTGAAGATGGTTATGTTAGAGTTCATAACTTTGATCCTTCTTATTTTGAGTATAATTTTGATTATTAA